The following coding sequences are from one Paenibacillus tundrae window:
- a CDS encoding NCS2 family permease, whose amino-acid sequence MDRFFKLKENGTNVRTEIVAGLTTFMTMAYILFVNTLFLGSSGAGMSDNAVFFATAVGAGLMTIIMGLFVNIPIALAPGMGLNAYFMTVVLSSNGAITWQAALGAVFLSGIVFIILTVTRVRQMLLVAVPQSIKMAITVGIGLFITIIGFKLANLVAVTVNVAPDADLSQPIPGSSFNLSLGNFVTHHDALLALIGLLLIAILMVMRIKGALLIGIVATTLIGIPMGVTNLSGLTGASWLPNFSDLAVGQLDLKGAISLGLFEIIFIFTFVELFDTFGTMVGTATRMGIMKDKKKGEKTIGKAMLVDAVGVSAGAALGTSTITAYVESASGVEAGGRTGLTSVTTGLLFILALFIAPLALVVPSAATAPALIIVGVLMMSQVRSIEWDDFLQAFPAFLTIVLMPFTGGIANGISAGIVSYVILAVFSNLVTERKVKIHWLMWILAIIVICRYVFMGGE is encoded by the coding sequence ATGGATCGTTTCTTTAAACTCAAAGAAAACGGAACAAATGTTAGAACGGAGATTGTTGCGGGTCTGACCACCTTTATGACAATGGCTTACATTCTTTTTGTAAACACGTTGTTTCTAGGTTCTAGCGGGGCGGGAATGTCCGATAACGCAGTATTTTTTGCAACGGCCGTCGGCGCTGGATTAATGACGATTATTATGGGCTTGTTCGTAAATATTCCGATTGCGCTCGCACCGGGCATGGGATTGAACGCATACTTCATGACAGTGGTTCTTAGCTCGAATGGTGCAATTACTTGGCAGGCAGCTCTTGGAGCTGTGTTCCTTTCAGGTATCGTGTTCATCATTTTGACCGTGACTAGAGTACGTCAAATGCTGCTCGTTGCAGTACCGCAATCGATTAAAATGGCTATCACAGTCGGCATTGGTTTGTTTATTACAATTATCGGTTTCAAATTGGCTAACTTAGTAGCGGTAACGGTGAACGTAGCGCCAGATGCTGATCTGAGCCAGCCGATTCCGGGTAGTAGCTTCAACCTTTCACTCGGTAACTTCGTAACACATCACGATGCGCTGCTTGCTCTTATTGGCTTGCTGCTTATTGCTATTCTGATGGTTATGCGAATCAAAGGCGCTCTCTTGATTGGGATCGTGGCAACAACGTTGATCGGGATTCCGATGGGAGTTACTAATCTGAGTGGGTTGACTGGTGCAAGCTGGCTGCCTAATTTCAGTGACCTGGCTGTAGGACAGTTGGACTTAAAAGGGGCAATTAGCTTAGGTTTGTTTGAAATCATCTTTATCTTTACCTTTGTTGAATTGTTCGATACGTTCGGCACAATGGTAGGGACAGCAACACGTATGGGTATTATGAAAGATAAGAAAAAAGGCGAGAAAACGATCGGTAAAGCGATGCTCGTCGATGCAGTTGGTGTCAGCGCAGGTGCTGCACTGGGTACGAGTACAATTACTGCATATGTTGAGAGTGCTTCTGGTGTTGAAGCAGGTGGACGTACAGGACTGACTTCTGTAACTACGGGTCTATTGTTTATCCTTGCACTGTTCATCGCTCCACTGGCACTGGTTGTTCCTTCTGCTGCAACTGCTCCAGCGTTGATCATTGTAGGTGTATTGATGATGAGTCAGGTTCGCAGTATTGAATGGGATGACTTCCTACAAGCTTTCCCTGCATTCCTTACTATTGTGCTGATGCCTTTCACAGGTGGAATCGCGAACGGAATCTCTGCAGGTATCGTATCTTATGTAATCTTGGCGGTATTCAGCAACTTGGTAACAGAACGTAAAGTGAAAATTCACTGGTTAATGTGGATCTTAGCGATTATCGTAATATGCCGGTATGTATTTATGGGCGGCGAATAG
- a CDS encoding ketoacyl-ACP synthase III, which produces MNQSKAIITAFGTYVPERILSNADLEKMVDTSDEWIVQRTGMRERRIADENQYVSDLATKAVEDMIGRYQVNVNDVDMILFATSTPEYAFPSSASRVQANLGIPHTGVLDLNAACAGFTYGMQMADSLVTSGMYRKVLVIGAETLSKITDYTDRTTCVLFGDGAGAFLVERSTEEGNFIAAISGTHGEGGVHLYKSGLSSEMNGLPLKVEGSLVQNGREIYKWAVRMIPEQLSHLIAKAELEPEQIDWFVPHSANMRMIEAVCERGPIPLKRTLTSMEYRGNTSAASIPLALQLAVDEGKLKQGQRVALFGFGGGLTYSGLVLKWGVPDRA; this is translated from the coding sequence ATGAATCAATCAAAAGCGATAATCACCGCATTCGGAACGTATGTGCCAGAGCGCATCCTAAGTAATGCTGATCTGGAGAAAATGGTTGATACGAGCGATGAATGGATTGTACAACGTACTGGCATGAGAGAACGCCGAATCGCGGATGAAAACCAATATGTATCTGATTTGGCTACAAAAGCTGTCGAAGATATGATCGGTCGTTACCAGGTTAACGTAAATGATGTGGATATGATTCTATTTGCAACCAGCACACCTGAATATGCCTTTCCAAGTTCAGCATCCAGAGTACAGGCCAATCTTGGCATTCCGCATACAGGAGTACTTGATCTAAATGCTGCTTGTGCAGGATTTACGTATGGTATGCAAATGGCAGATAGCTTAGTAACAAGTGGAATGTATCGCAAGGTGCTCGTGATTGGGGCAGAGACTTTATCTAAAATTACGGATTATACCGACCGCACAACCTGTGTGCTATTTGGGGATGGAGCTGGTGCTTTTCTAGTGGAGAGATCTACTGAGGAAGGTAACTTTATAGCAGCAATCTCCGGAACGCACGGAGAAGGTGGGGTTCATTTATATAAGAGTGGCTTGTCGTCCGAGATGAATGGTTTACCTCTGAAGGTAGAGGGGAGCCTTGTTCAAAATGGTAGGGAAATCTACAAATGGGCTGTACGCATGATTCCTGAACAATTAAGCCATCTCATCGCGAAAGCAGAATTAGAGCCTGAGCAGATTGACTGGTTTGTGCCACACAGTGCCAATATGAGAATGATCGAGGCAGTCTGCGAGCGTGGCCCGATTCCTCTGAAACGAACGTTAACCAGTATGGAATACCGGGGGAATACGTCTGCTGCGTCCATCCCACTTGCATTGCAGCTTGCAGTGGATGAAGGAAAGCTGAAGCAAGGCCAACGAGTGGCGTTGTTTGGATTCGGAGGTGGCTTAACGTACTCGGGTCTCGTCCTGAAATGGGGCGTGCCAGACAGAGCCTAA
- a CDS encoding amidase family protein: MTNHGSVFRKSGALLMASAVIAATWGGSAVPSAFAATATPASKTSTATITLAKTPASAATFVGAMEEAATLAGVPFTMDKLSGTTIKRKDAAVALQQWLKLDPATISFKDVPEQADYADAVASLNAAGLMKGYTDALFLPNAILTENDVAVLKDRVHDYIKPFVLEEATIMDLQKAMTQGKLTSKELVQQYLDRIEKYDDQGVSINAVLTINPDALQIAEQLDAERAAQGARGPLHGIPVLVKDNFDTNDMPTTAGCICLKDSIPAHDAEQVKKLKAAGAIILGKTNLHEFAFGITTSSSLGGQTLNPYALDHYPGGSSGGTGAAIASNFAAAGLGTDTGGSIRIPSSFNSLVGIRPTIGLSSREGIIPLALTQDVGGPMARTVSDAAIMLDATVGYDKKDVATAYAVGKIPSSYTDFLDVNGLKGARIGVAPELIPSTKAEEKAVADVIHNAVEELKSLGATAVPISIPNLTEINKYPSLSGYEFKFQLNDYLDSLGEEAPYHSLSEIIASGEFDKAQEQSMKARDARETLETTEYKDIVLKRTQVTRESLLKVMADHNLDAIIYPTSTQAAGLIGEGQTSGGNNRLSPFSGFPAITVPAGFTTDGLPVGIEFLGRAFDEGTLIKLAYSYEQGTHHRQAPELTP; this comes from the coding sequence ATGACTAATCATGGATCTGTATTTAGAAAAAGTGGGGCATTGTTAATGGCGAGTGCTGTCATCGCTGCAACTTGGGGAGGATCTGCCGTACCTTCAGCGTTTGCTGCAACAGCAACTCCAGCTAGTAAAACCTCTACTGCAACGATAACCTTGGCCAAAACACCAGCTAGTGCTGCAACATTCGTAGGAGCCATGGAAGAAGCGGCTACGCTTGCAGGCGTGCCTTTTACTATGGACAAGCTCTCCGGCACTACCATTAAGCGTAAGGATGCTGCCGTAGCCTTGCAACAATGGCTTAAACTTGACCCTGCCACAATCTCCTTCAAGGATGTACCTGAACAGGCCGATTATGCTGATGCTGTAGCCTCTTTAAACGCTGCTGGGCTGATGAAAGGGTATACGGATGCTCTCTTCCTACCTAACGCCATTCTAACTGAGAACGATGTTGCTGTATTAAAAGACCGTGTACATGACTACATAAAACCATTCGTTCTGGAAGAAGCCACAATCATGGATCTCCAGAAGGCAATGACGCAAGGTAAACTGACATCCAAAGAACTCGTACAACAATACCTGGATCGTATTGAAAAATACGATGATCAGGGAGTCAGCATTAACGCTGTCCTCACAATAAACCCAGATGCACTGCAAATCGCAGAGCAATTAGACGCAGAACGGGCAGCTCAGGGTGCTCGTGGTCCGTTGCATGGCATTCCAGTTCTTGTGAAGGACAACTTCGATACCAATGACATGCCAACTACTGCAGGCTGTATCTGTCTGAAAGACTCCATTCCCGCTCACGATGCTGAACAAGTGAAAAAACTCAAGGCAGCAGGCGCTATTATATTAGGTAAAACGAACCTGCACGAGTTTGCTTTTGGCATCACAACATCCAGCTCACTAGGAGGACAAACGCTTAACCCCTATGCACTGGATCACTATCCAGGTGGTTCTAGCGGTGGAACAGGAGCTGCAATTGCTTCAAACTTCGCTGCTGCCGGCTTGGGTACAGATACAGGTGGCTCCATCCGTATTCCTTCGAGCTTTAATAGTCTCGTAGGTATTCGTCCAACGATCGGACTGTCCAGTCGTGAAGGTATCATTCCACTGGCGTTGACGCAGGATGTTGGTGGCCCTATGGCTCGCACAGTAAGTGATGCCGCGATTATGTTGGATGCTACTGTAGGCTATGACAAAAAGGATGTGGCTACCGCTTACGCTGTAGGCAAAATCCCTTCCAGTTACACAGACTTCCTTGATGTTAACGGGCTTAAAGGTGCACGTATTGGTGTTGCTCCAGAACTGATTCCAAGCACCAAAGCAGAAGAAAAGGCTGTCGCTGATGTCATCCATAATGCAGTGGAGGAACTTAAATCACTCGGTGCTACCGCAGTTCCAATCTCCATCCCGAACCTGACGGAGATCAATAAATACCCCAGCCTCAGTGGATATGAATTCAAATTCCAGTTGAATGACTACCTTGATTCTTTAGGGGAAGAGGCTCCTTACCACAGTCTGTCTGAGATCATCGCTTCTGGAGAATTCGACAAAGCGCAGGAGCAATCCATGAAAGCGCGAGATGCACGTGAAACATTAGAGACGACAGAATATAAGGACATCGTTCTGAAACGTACTCAAGTTACACGTGAGTCACTGTTGAAAGTCATGGCAGATCATAACCTGGATGCCATTATCTATCCTACATCCACACAGGCTGCTGGTCTTATTGGTGAAGGACAAACTTCCGGTGGTAACAACCGACTCAGTCCGTTCTCTGGTTTCCCAGCAATCACAGTTCCAGCAGGCTTCACAACTGACGGCTTGCCAGTAGGGATCGAGTTCCTGGGACGTGCGTTCGACGAAGGTACACTGATCAAGCTAGCATATAGCTATGAGCAAGGTACTCATCACCGTCAAGCGCCTGAGCTGACACCGTAA
- a CDS encoding DNA topoisomerase III, which yields MKTLVLAEKPSVAREIARVMGARDKHKSYIEGPKYIVTWALGHLVGLAEPEDYDKKYATWNLEDLPILPERTKLKVLRETNHQYKAVQQLMKRQDVGELVIATDAAREGELLARWIMQMAQWKKPFKRLWISSQTDKAIKDGFASLKPGSQFDRLYESARCRAEADWMIGLNVTRALTVRFNAQLSAGRVQTPTLGMIMDRENEINGFRSQEYETLTADLGSFQAVWRASGGDSRIFDPQEMQQLKQRIEGRKGTISQVKKSEKVEPHPLAYDLTELQRDANRKYGFSAKQTSNVLQRLYEQHKLVTYPRTDSRYLTSDMVGTLKERLESVAIGPYASIARPLLRKNLNITKRIVDDSKVTDHHAIIPTEQTVLLNQLSPEERKLYDLIVRRFISLFYPAARYDSVAITVQVGNDSFHAKGTTVKDSGWREVYGGDYSDDDDDRTDDDANHERVLLPDVQQGQSVTVQRCHVKSGRTMPPKRYTEAALLSQMEKHGLGTPATRADIIEKLVSSDTIDRQGNSMHPTGKGKQLFELAAPQLRTPELTARWEAELERIARGQGKPGPFLDSIRSMAKELVSTVKGSKAEYKPHNVSNSHCPDCNARLLEKKGKRGKFLVCPTEDCGYRRSAEKRLSNRRCAQCHKKMEIKEGKAGLYVQCLPCGITETLDKDKKHVNKREQQKLVKQYAKQESIGSNLGDLLKAAMEKKGN from the coding sequence TTGAAGACATTGGTACTCGCTGAAAAGCCGTCTGTCGCACGCGAAATAGCAAGGGTTATGGGTGCGCGTGATAAACATAAAAGTTATATTGAAGGACCAAAATACATCGTAACCTGGGCGCTTGGGCATCTTGTAGGTCTTGCAGAACCAGAGGATTATGACAAAAAATACGCAACATGGAATCTTGAAGATCTACCAATTCTGCCGGAGCGTACCAAGCTTAAAGTGCTTCGGGAAACGAATCATCAATACAAAGCGGTACAGCAATTAATGAAACGTCAGGATGTCGGAGAATTGGTCATCGCTACCGATGCAGCGCGTGAGGGAGAACTGCTCGCTCGGTGGATTATGCAGATGGCGCAATGGAAGAAGCCGTTTAAACGGTTGTGGATTTCTTCTCAGACAGATAAGGCAATTAAAGATGGATTTGCATCACTGAAGCCAGGCAGTCAATTCGATCGTCTCTATGAATCTGCACGCTGCCGTGCGGAAGCAGACTGGATGATTGGACTTAATGTAACGCGTGCGCTGACTGTTCGTTTTAATGCGCAGTTGTCAGCTGGTCGTGTTCAGACTCCAACCTTAGGCATGATTATGGATAGAGAAAATGAAATTAACGGATTTCGCTCACAGGAATATGAGACATTAACAGCAGATTTAGGTAGTTTTCAGGCCGTTTGGCGGGCAAGTGGCGGGGATTCTCGGATCTTTGACCCACAGGAAATGCAACAACTGAAGCAACGGATTGAAGGTCGTAAAGGTACTATCTCTCAAGTGAAGAAAAGTGAAAAGGTAGAGCCGCATCCACTAGCATACGATCTGACAGAACTACAGCGAGATGCCAACAGAAAATACGGTTTCTCTGCCAAACAAACATCAAATGTTCTACAGCGCTTGTATGAACAGCACAAACTTGTTACGTATCCGCGTACAGACAGCCGTTATTTGACCTCTGACATGGTGGGTACGCTTAAAGAGCGGCTAGAGAGTGTAGCTATTGGACCTTATGCCTCTATCGCACGTCCTTTGCTACGCAAAAACCTGAATATCACTAAACGCATCGTGGACGACAGTAAAGTAACAGACCACCATGCTATCATTCCGACGGAGCAGACTGTGCTACTGAATCAGCTTAGTCCAGAGGAACGTAAGCTGTATGACCTCATTGTTCGTCGTTTCATCAGTTTGTTCTATCCAGCGGCTAGGTACGACTCTGTAGCGATCACCGTTCAGGTTGGCAATGATTCATTCCATGCCAAAGGCACAACCGTGAAAGACAGTGGATGGCGTGAAGTATATGGTGGGGATTATAGCGATGACGACGATGACCGTACAGATGATGATGCTAACCATGAGCGTGTGCTTCTGCCAGATGTGCAGCAAGGACAGTCTGTAACCGTTCAGCGTTGTCATGTTAAGAGTGGACGGACGATGCCGCCTAAACGGTACACCGAAGCAGCTCTGCTCTCTCAGATGGAGAAACATGGACTTGGCACGCCAGCTACACGGGCAGATATCATTGAGAAACTGGTGAGCTCCGATACGATTGATCGTCAAGGTAACAGCATGCACCCAACAGGTAAAGGGAAACAGTTATTTGAGCTTGCTGCTCCGCAGCTTCGCACCCCGGAACTAACGGCGCGTTGGGAAGCGGAACTCGAGCGGATTGCTCGCGGGCAAGGTAAACCAGGTCCCTTCCTGGACAGTATTCGTTCGATGGCGAAAGAATTGGTGTCAACGGTCAAAGGCAGCAAAGCTGAATACAAGCCTCATAATGTATCCAATAGTCACTGTCCTGACTGTAACGCACGATTGCTAGAGAAAAAAGGAAAGCGCGGCAAATTCTTAGTTTGTCCTACAGAGGACTGTGGTTATCGCCGCTCAGCAGAGAAGAGATTGTCGAACCGCCGCTGCGCACAGTGTCACAAAAAGATGGAGATCAAAGAAGGCAAAGCGGGATTATACGTGCAGTGCCTGCCTTGTGGAATCACGGAGACATTAGATAAAGACAAAAAGCATGTGAACAAACGCGAACAGCAGAAGCTGGTGAAGCAATATGCGAAACAGGAATCCATCGGTTCCAATCTCGGTGATTTGCTGAAGGCGGCTATGGAGAAGAAAGGGAACTAA
- a CDS encoding DUF1294 domain-containing protein, with protein sequence MQTGLILWFIFINVVGYLVMSDDKRRAQQRRDRTPERTLFLLAFIGGALGVWIAMYRKRHKTKHPSFTIGVPLLLFLNAVMYGYFLQ encoded by the coding sequence ATGCAAACCGGACTTATCTTGTGGTTTATATTTATTAATGTAGTAGGATATCTGGTGATGTCCGATGACAAGAGACGTGCACAGCAACGTCGAGATCGTACACCTGAACGTACATTGTTTTTGCTCGCATTCATTGGTGGTGCGCTTGGAGTCTGGATCGCTATGTATCGCAAAAGGCACAAAACGAAGCATCCGAGCTTCACGATCGGTGTTCCTCTGCTTTTGTTTCTGAATGCAGTAATGTATGGTTATTTTCTCCAGTAA
- a CDS encoding universal stress protein, whose protein sequence is MLFSKILVAYDGSKASNKALDRAIEFAKVSPDAVLDVIHAFDFPRVFIGEGLAPLPPSLNNDYYNLAVQTTDEAKERIRAAGVTANVDLIQGAAAEVLLDFAKENGSDIIIIGSRGLGGIREFVLGSVSHNVVQHAQIPVLIVK, encoded by the coding sequence ATGTTATTTTCCAAAATCTTAGTAGCTTATGACGGCTCCAAAGCTTCAAATAAAGCACTTGATCGCGCGATTGAATTCGCCAAAGTATCACCAGATGCAGTACTGGATGTTATTCATGCATTCGATTTCCCGCGTGTATTTATCGGGGAGGGATTGGCTCCACTGCCACCTTCTCTCAACAATGACTATTACAATCTTGCAGTACAAACAACGGATGAAGCCAAAGAGCGAATCAGGGCTGCTGGAGTAACGGCTAATGTAGATCTGATCCAAGGAGCTGCTGCTGAAGTATTGCTTGATTTTGCAAAAGAGAACGGTTCGGACATCATTATTATTGGTAGCCGCGGGCTGGGTGGAATTCGGGAGTTTGTTCTGGGCAGTGTCAGCCATAATGTAGTGCAGCATGCTCAGATTCCAGTACTTATCGTTAAATAG
- the purE gene encoding 5-(carboxyamino)imidazole ribonucleotide mutase — translation MSVQVAVIMGSKSDWETMKHACEVLDELEIGYEKKVVSAHRTPDLMFEYAEQAIDRGFKVIIAGAGGAAHLPGMVAAKTMLPVIGVPVQSKALNGLDSLLSIVQMPGGIPVATVAIGKAGATNAGLLAAQFIGAFDKEVRNRAEARRERIKREVLESSDEL, via the coding sequence ATGTCAGTGCAAGTTGCTGTAATTATGGGCAGTAAGTCAGATTGGGAAACGATGAAGCATGCGTGTGAGGTGCTTGATGAGTTAGAAATCGGCTATGAGAAAAAAGTGGTATCCGCTCATCGTACACCAGATTTGATGTTTGAGTATGCAGAGCAAGCCATTGATCGAGGATTCAAGGTCATCATTGCGGGTGCAGGCGGGGCGGCACATCTACCTGGCATGGTAGCAGCCAAAACGATGTTGCCAGTGATCGGCGTGCCTGTGCAGTCCAAAGCATTAAATGGTCTCGATTCCCTCTTGTCCATTGTTCAGATGCCTGGCGGAATACCTGTTGCTACCGTTGCCATTGGTAAAGCAGGAGCGACGAATGCAGGGTTACTCGCTGCTCAGTTCATCGGTGCTTTTGATAAGGAAGTTCGGAACCGTGCGGAAGCTCGCAGAGAACGAATTAAACGTGAAGTGTTAGAAAGCAGTGATGAGTTATGA
- the purK gene encoding 5-(carboxyamino)imidazole ribonucleotide synthase, translated as MMPNKQSEAASEAKRVLLPGRTTIGILGGGQLGRMLTLSGTAMGYRFVTLDPVADAPCGQVARQIEAGYDDEAAARKLAEQCDVITYEFENVDADVAALLERESYVPQGSTLLYTTQHRLREKRAIEAAGVRVAPYREITNLDTMQAAVRELGVPCVLKTVTGGYDGKGQRIIREVSQAIEAYEELASTGAELVLEQFIKFDCEISVVVARSTQGEIKTFPVAENIHVDNILHTSIVPARVPTEIQLEAQRLAAAVAESMQAVGLLAVELFVAADGRLYVNELAPRPHNSGHYTMEACATSQFEQHIRAICGLPLGDTTLLSPVVMVNVLGEHLEGVIDRMGQSDTEAMELGVIPKLHIYGKTEAKTGRKMGHVNLLCQDVEEGLQWIEQTNLWRNINS; from the coding sequence ATGATGCCTAATAAGCAGTCTGAGGCGGCTAGTGAAGCCAAACGTGTACTGCTTCCTGGACGGACGACGATTGGTATTCTGGGAGGTGGCCAGCTCGGACGTATGTTAACGTTGTCTGGAACGGCGATGGGGTATCGGTTTGTAACGCTTGATCCTGTCGCTGATGCACCTTGTGGACAAGTTGCCCGTCAGATTGAAGCGGGTTATGACGACGAAGCTGCTGCTAGGAAATTGGCGGAGCAATGCGACGTAATTACGTACGAGTTTGAAAATGTGGATGCTGACGTTGCCGCTCTTCTGGAGCGTGAATCCTACGTGCCTCAGGGAAGTACATTACTTTATACTACGCAGCATCGTCTACGTGAAAAGCGGGCCATTGAAGCGGCGGGTGTGCGCGTTGCCCCTTATCGGGAAATTACCAACTTGGATACAATGCAAGCGGCTGTTCGAGAACTAGGTGTCCCATGTGTGCTGAAGACGGTAACCGGTGGGTATGATGGCAAAGGCCAACGCATTATTCGCGAGGTTAGCCAAGCGATTGAAGCTTACGAAGAGCTTGCCTCCACAGGTGCGGAATTGGTGCTGGAGCAGTTCATTAAGTTTGATTGCGAGATATCGGTAGTTGTTGCGCGTAGTACGCAAGGGGAGATCAAGACTTTCCCAGTAGCGGAGAATATTCATGTGGACAACATTCTGCATACATCCATTGTTCCAGCAAGGGTACCAACGGAGATTCAGCTGGAGGCACAGAGATTGGCGGCAGCCGTTGCAGAATCGATGCAGGCAGTTGGTTTGCTCGCGGTTGAGCTGTTTGTAGCAGCGGATGGAAGACTTTATGTGAATGAGCTAGCTCCAAGACCACATAATTCGGGGCATTATACGATGGAAGCTTGTGCGACTTCACAGTTTGAACAGCATATTCGTGCCATTTGTGGATTGCCGCTTGGAGACACAACACTGCTAAGTCCTGTGGTTATGGTCAATGTGCTTGGCGAGCACCTGGAAGGGGTCATCGATCGGATGGGTCAATCAGACACAGAAGCGATGGAACTCGGGGTTATTCCCAAGCTTCATATATATGGTAAAACTGAAGCGAAAACAGGAAGAAAGATGGGGCATGTCAATCTGCTCTGTCAGGATGTCGAAGAAGGATTGCAATGGATTGAACAAACTAATCTCTGGAGGAATATAAATTCATGA
- the purB gene encoding adenylosuccinate lyase, whose protein sequence is MIERYSRPEMRAIWTEENKFKSWLEVEICACEAWAELGVIPKEEAALLRQNASFDIDRIYEIEQETRHDVIAFTRTVSESLGAERKWVHYGLTSTDVVDTALGYVLRQANEILERDIVNFIEILREKALAYQHTPMMGRTHGVHAEPTTFGLKMALWHEEMKRNLERFRHAADNVQFGKISGAVGTYANIDPFVEEFVCEKLGTKPAPISTQTLQRDRHAEYMATLALIATSLDKFATEVRALQKSEFREVEEAFAKGQKGSSAMPHKRNPIGSENISGLSRVIRGHMVSAYENVTLWHERDISHSSVERVILPDATMLLNYMLNRFGNIVKNLTVFPENMKRNMERTFGVPFSGRVMTKLIDKGFSREQAYDTVQPRAMQAWEEQRQFQDIVKSTPEITEVLSEEEIADAFNPSWHLKHVDTIFKKLGLND, encoded by the coding sequence ATGATCGAACGTTATAGCAGACCCGAAATGAGAGCCATCTGGACGGAAGAGAACAAATTCAAGTCATGGCTGGAAGTTGAAATTTGTGCATGTGAAGCGTGGGCAGAGCTTGGAGTCATCCCGAAAGAAGAAGCAGCATTGCTTCGTCAGAACGCATCTTTTGACATCGATCGCATCTATGAGATTGAACAGGAAACACGTCATGACGTTATCGCATTTACACGTACGGTATCCGAAAGTCTAGGCGCGGAGCGGAAATGGGTACACTACGGACTGACTTCTACAGATGTAGTAGATACGGCATTGGGATATGTCCTTCGTCAAGCCAACGAGATTCTGGAACGCGATATCGTGAACTTCATTGAAATTTTGCGTGAGAAAGCACTAGCATATCAGCATACACCAATGATGGGACGTACACACGGGGTACATGCGGAGCCAACAACGTTTGGTTTGAAAATGGCATTGTGGCATGAAGAGATGAAGCGTAACTTGGAGCGTTTCCGTCATGCAGCAGACAATGTGCAGTTCGGCAAAATCTCCGGTGCAGTTGGAACGTATGCGAACATCGATCCATTCGTAGAAGAGTTTGTCTGCGAGAAGCTAGGCACGAAGCCGGCACCGATCTCCACACAGACATTGCAGCGTGACCGTCATGCGGAGTATATGGCTACATTGGCGTTGATCGCAACTTCTTTGGACAAGTTCGCTACAGAAGTGCGTGCACTGCAAAAGAGTGAGTTCCGTGAAGTAGAAGAGGCTTTCGCTAAAGGTCAAAAGGGATCTTCTGCAATGCCGCACAAACGCAATCCAATCGGTAGTGAGAACATCTCAGGTTTGTCCCGCGTAATTCGCGGACATATGGTGTCTGCATATGAGAACGTAACGCTCTGGCATGAGCGCGATATCTCGCACTCTTCCGTTGAACGCGTGATCTTGCCGGATGCAACGATGCTGCTGAACTACATGCTGAACCGCTTCGGTAATATCGTGAAAAACCTGACGGTGTTCCCAGAGAACATGAAACGCAACATGGAGCGCACCTTCGGCGTACCGTTCTCAGGCCGCGTTATGACGAAGCTGATCGACAAAGGCTTCAGCCGTGAGCAAGCGTACGATACGGTACAACCACGTGCGATGCAAGCATGGGAAGAGCAAAGACAGTTCCAGGACATCGTGAAATCTACACCTGAAATTACAGAAGTGCTGAGCGAGGAAGAAATTGCAGATGCATTCAACCCATCATGGCACCTGAAGCATGTAGATACCATCTTCAAAAAGCTTGGTTTAAACGACTAA